A stretch of Elusimicrobiota bacterium DNA encodes these proteins:
- a CDS encoding bifunctional acetate--CoA ligase family protein/GNAT family N-acetyltransferase — protein sequence MPADGPSLPKAAGDPAHDVFHGDRGSLDVFFRPRSVAVVGATETAGTVGRTLLWNLISSSFGGTVYPVNPKRPSVLGIKAYPRVSDIPEAVDLAVIATPAPTVPDVVSECVSLGVPGGIVISAGFKEYGAEGASLEKRLADAARGKMRLLGPNCLGLMCPPSGLNATFAKGISAAGSVGFLSQSGALCTAVLDWSFRENIGFSVFASLGSMLDIGWGDLIDYLGNDPKTESIVIYMESVGDARAFMSAAREVSLTKPIIVIKAGRTDAAAKAAVSHTGSLVGRDDVLDAAFERCGVVRVDSISELFQMAATLSKQPRPKGPRLTIVTNAGGPGVLAADALIEHGGQLAELSEKTVKEMSGYLPGPWSHGNPVDVLGDADASRFGRAFESAAKDPNSDGLLVILTPQAMTDATGSAQHVALKAGAVPGKPVLASWMGGDTVADGRQILTNAGVPVFNYPDTAARIFCTMWSYSANLRALYETPTLSAGADAAGRDRTGVERLLSQVRGEGRTLLSEAESKALLAAYGIPTVDTRVAATVEDAVKAAEAIGYPVVLKLHSHTVTHKSDVGGVRLNISDAAAVRGAYAAIQRGVESAHGAGHFLGVTVQPMVRAQGVEVILGASPDSQFGPVLLFGTGGKMVEVYKDRALGLPPLTTTLARRLMEKTKVWKALQGVRGDRAADIAALEHALVRFSWLVAEQDAIKEIDINPLVVSPDGVVALDARVVLYGPSEPPRVRPAIRSYPAEHVRSFKAKDGTGLVFRPVRPEDEPALVKFHEELSERSIVSRYLRPFELSERTAHDRLRRVCFTDYDREMVFVAAVPKPAGEDIWAVGRLSRRPGGREAQFSMLVSDPHQKIGLGAGLLAHLIDVGRAEGLAVLWADIRADNAEMLKVAQRLGFRVLSCTDGTGRAHLDL from the coding sequence ATGCCCGCTGACGGCCCGTCCCTCCCCAAAGCCGCGGGAGACCCGGCCCACGACGTTTTCCATGGGGACCGGGGCTCCCTCGATGTTTTTTTCCGTCCCCGGTCGGTGGCCGTGGTCGGCGCCACCGAAACCGCCGGCACCGTCGGCCGCACGCTTCTTTGGAACCTGATTTCCTCCTCCTTCGGCGGCACCGTCTACCCCGTCAACCCCAAGCGCCCGAGCGTCCTGGGCATTAAAGCCTATCCCCGGGTCTCGGACATTCCGGAAGCGGTGGATTTGGCCGTGATCGCCACCCCGGCCCCCACGGTGCCGGACGTGGTGTCGGAATGCGTGTCCCTGGGCGTCCCCGGGGGCATTGTGATTTCCGCCGGTTTTAAGGAATACGGCGCCGAAGGCGCCTCGCTGGAAAAACGACTGGCCGACGCGGCCCGGGGAAAAATGCGCCTGCTGGGTCCGAACTGTCTGGGCCTCATGTGCCCCCCGTCGGGGTTGAACGCGACTTTCGCCAAGGGCATTTCAGCGGCGGGGAGCGTCGGTTTTCTCAGCCAATCCGGCGCGCTGTGCACGGCCGTTTTGGATTGGAGTTTCCGGGAGAACATCGGCTTTTCCGTTTTCGCGTCTCTGGGCTCCATGCTGGACATCGGCTGGGGGGACCTCATCGATTATCTGGGCAACGACCCCAAGACCGAAAGCATCGTGATCTACATGGAGTCCGTGGGCGACGCCCGGGCCTTCATGTCCGCCGCCCGGGAAGTGTCCCTCACCAAGCCCATCATCGTGATCAAGGCCGGGCGCACCGACGCGGCCGCCAAGGCCGCCGTGAGCCACACCGGCTCCCTGGTCGGGCGGGACGACGTGTTGGACGCCGCTTTCGAGCGGTGCGGCGTGGTGCGCGTGGATTCCATCTCGGAACTCTTTCAAATGGCGGCGACGCTCTCGAAACAGCCCCGTCCCAAGGGCCCCCGCCTGACCATCGTGACCAACGCCGGCGGTCCCGGCGTGCTCGCGGCCGACGCGTTGATCGAACACGGCGGCCAGCTGGCGGAGTTGTCGGAAAAAACGGTGAAGGAAATGAGCGGCTATCTGCCCGGCCCCTGGAGCCACGGCAACCCCGTGGACGTCCTGGGGGACGCGGACGCCAGCCGCTTCGGCCGCGCTTTTGAATCCGCCGCCAAGGACCCCAATTCCGACGGGCTGTTGGTGATCCTGACGCCCCAGGCCATGACGGACGCCACGGGTTCGGCCCAGCACGTGGCGCTCAAGGCGGGCGCCGTGCCCGGAAAACCGGTCCTCGCCAGCTGGATGGGCGGCGACACCGTGGCCGACGGCCGGCAGATTTTGACCAACGCCGGCGTTCCCGTTTTCAATTACCCCGACACCGCCGCGCGCATTTTCTGCACCATGTGGTCCTACAGCGCCAATCTGCGCGCCCTTTACGAAACCCCGACTCTGTCGGCCGGCGCCGACGCGGCGGGACGCGACCGCACCGGGGTGGAACGGTTGTTGTCCCAGGTTCGGGGCGAAGGGCGGACCCTCCTCTCCGAAGCGGAATCCAAGGCGCTTCTGGCGGCCTACGGAATCCCGACCGTGGACACCCGGGTGGCGGCCACGGTGGAGGACGCCGTGAAAGCGGCCGAGGCCATCGGTTACCCGGTGGTGTTGAAACTCCATTCCCACACCGTGACCCACAAATCCGACGTCGGCGGGGTTCGCCTGAACATTTCCGACGCGGCCGCGGTACGGGGGGCCTACGCCGCCATTCAGCGCGGGGTCGAGTCCGCCCACGGGGCGGGCCATTTCCTGGGCGTCACCGTCCAGCCCATGGTGCGGGCCCAGGGCGTCGAAGTCATTTTGGGGGCCAGCCCCGATTCCCAGTTCGGCCCGGTGCTTTTGTTCGGCACCGGCGGCAAAATGGTGGAAGTCTACAAGGACCGGGCCCTGGGCCTTCCGCCCCTCACCACCACCCTGGCCCGCCGATTGATGGAAAAAACAAAAGTGTGGAAAGCCCTTCAGGGCGTTCGGGGAGACCGGGCCGCCGACATCGCCGCCTTGGAGCACGCCCTGGTTCGTTTTAGCTGGCTGGTGGCGGAGCAGGACGCCATCAAGGAAATCGACATCAACCCCCTGGTCGTTTCGCCCGACGGCGTCGTGGCCTTGGACGCCCGGGTCGTTCTCTACGGGCCCTCGGAACCGCCCCGGGTTCGCCCGGCCATCCGGTCCTACCCGGCGGAGCACGTTCGTTCCTTCAAGGCCAAAGACGGGACCGGGTTGGTGTTCCGCCCCGTTCGTCCCGAGGACGAACCCGCCCTGGTGAAATTTCACGAAGAACTTTCGGAGCGGAGCATCGTGTCCCGCTACCTCCGCCCCTTTGAATTGTCCGAACGAACCGCCCACGACCGCCTGCGCCGGGTTTGTTTCACCGACTACGACCGGGAGATGGTGTTTGTGGCGGCGGTGCCCAAACCCGCCGGCGAAGACATTTGGGCGGTGGGACGCCTGAGCCGCCGACCGGGCGGGCGGGAAGCCCAGTTCTCCATGCTCGTGTCCGACCCCCACCAAAAAATCGGCTTGGGCGCCGGACTCCTGGCCCACCTGATCGACGTGGGGCGGGCGGAAGGCCTCGCGGTTCTCTGGGCCGACATTCGCGCCGACAACGCCGAAATGTTGAAGGTGGCCCAGCGGTTGGGGTTCCGCGTCCTGTCCTGCACCGACGGCACCGGCCGGGCCCACCTGGATTTGTAA
- a CDS encoding putative transporter: protein MNLFATLLDPESVPHAVLVITAVAALGLALGQLKVRGLGLGIAGVLFSGLLFGHLGVTLNEHVLEFTREFGLILFVYAIGLQVGPGFFSSLKKEGLPLNLLAAAVVLGGVAMAGIAHHWGGLDLPATVGVLAGATTNTPSLGAAQQALRDIAGPESELVKTPGMGYAVAYPFGVIGIILVMVVLRTVFRIRPEKELEAFALSKKQNAPSLQAVNLEVTNVNLAGIPIGRMPGSPQSTVVISRVRHGGRVSIARPDMTLDLGDVILAVGPKDKLEDLRLIVGRVSDVDLRDVPSDIATRRVLVTRKSVLGQTIDSLEFPRRFGVTITRLSRMEIEFAAHPELRLKFGDTVLVVGEADALRQAAQELGNSPKQLNDPQIVPLLVGIALGVVLGSLPLAVPGLPAPVRLGLAGGPLVMAILLARLGRIGRLVWHMPISANFMIRELGISLFLACVGVKSGGKFVETLLSGPGVGWVLWGAAITLVPLLVVGVVARLFLKTNYTALCGLLAGAMTDPPALAFANAHFGSEAPALSYATVYPLTMLLRVLSTQAMVLLLMR, encoded by the coding sequence ATGAACCTCTTCGCCACGCTGTTGGATCCCGAATCCGTCCCCCACGCCGTCCTGGTCATCACCGCCGTCGCGGCCCTGGGGCTGGCTTTGGGTCAACTGAAAGTCCGCGGTTTGGGCCTCGGCATCGCCGGGGTACTTTTCAGCGGGTTGTTGTTCGGCCACTTGGGCGTCACGCTGAACGAACACGTGCTGGAGTTCACCCGGGAATTCGGGCTCATCCTTTTCGTCTACGCCATCGGCCTTCAAGTCGGTCCGGGCTTCTTCTCCTCTCTTAAAAAAGAGGGCCTGCCCTTGAACCTCCTCGCCGCGGCCGTGGTTTTGGGCGGCGTGGCCATGGCGGGCATCGCCCACCACTGGGGCGGGCTGGACCTCCCGGCCACGGTCGGCGTTCTGGCCGGCGCCACCACCAACACCCCGAGCCTCGGCGCCGCGCAGCAGGCCCTGCGCGACATCGCCGGCCCCGAATCGGAATTGGTCAAGACCCCCGGCATGGGCTACGCCGTCGCCTACCCCTTCGGCGTCATCGGCATCATCCTGGTGATGGTTGTGCTTCGCACGGTCTTCCGCATCCGGCCCGAGAAGGAACTGGAGGCCTTCGCCCTTTCCAAAAAACAAAACGCTCCGTCCCTCCAGGCGGTCAATTTGGAAGTCACGAACGTCAATCTGGCGGGCATTCCCATCGGGCGGATGCCCGGCTCGCCCCAATCGACGGTGGTCATTTCCCGCGTTCGGCACGGGGGCCGCGTGTCCATCGCCCGGCCGGACATGACGCTCGACCTGGGCGACGTGATCCTGGCCGTGGGTCCCAAAGACAAACTGGAGGATTTGCGCCTGATCGTCGGCCGCGTGAGCGACGTGGACCTCCGGGACGTGCCGAGCGACATCGCCACGCGCCGCGTGCTGGTGACGCGCAAATCCGTCCTGGGCCAAACGATCGATTCGCTGGAATTTCCGCGCCGGTTCGGCGTGACGATCACCCGGCTCTCCCGCATGGAAATCGAATTCGCGGCGCACCCGGAACTCCGACTGAAGTTCGGCGACACGGTGCTGGTGGTCGGCGAAGCCGACGCGCTCCGCCAAGCCGCCCAGGAGTTGGGCAATTCGCCCAAACAGCTCAACGACCCCCAAATCGTTCCGCTCCTGGTCGGCATCGCCCTGGGCGTCGTTCTCGGCAGTTTGCCCCTGGCGGTCCCGGGCCTGCCGGCGCCGGTGCGGTTGGGATTGGCGGGGGGCCCCTTGGTCATGGCTATTTTGCTGGCGCGGCTGGGACGGATCGGCCGCTTGGTGTGGCACATGCCGATTTCCGCGAACTTCATGATCCGGGAACTGGGGATTTCGCTCTTCCTGGCCTGCGTGGGGGTCAAATCCGGCGGAAAATTCGTCGAGACGCTGCTCTCGGGTCCGGGGGTGGGGTGGGTGCTGTGGGGGGCGGCGATCACGCTGGTGCCGCTCTTGGTGGTGGGGGTCGTGGCGCGCCTGTTCTTGAAAACGAATTACACCGCGCTCTGCGGCCTGTTGGCCGGCGCCATGACGGATCCGCCCGCCCTGGCCTTCGCCAACGCCCACTTCGGATCCGAAGCGCCGGCCTTGTCCTACGCGACGGTGTACCCGCTCACCATGCTGCTCCGGGTCCTGTCGACCCAGGCCATGGTCCTGCTCCTGATGCGGTGA
- a CDS encoding TerC family protein, which yields MTHQAVMWLVFNAVVLAMLYVDLAVAQKKSHAVGLREAALWSFVWVCVSLLFAVGIHFYLSPEKALQFLTGYVIEKSLSVDNMFVFIMIFSFFGIEAEHQPRVLKWGILGALLLRFILIFIGATLVARFHWVLYLFGAILLYSAYKMAFGVEKEFNPDDNALFRRLRRLMPMTGLAGQRFFVRLNGVLHATPLLLALVVVEFSDVVFALDSIPAIFSITQDTFIVYTSNVFAILGLRALYFLVSGLVQMFAFLKYGVALILAFVGVKMLGSSFFHISTAFSLGVILSVLAFSIVLSLLFRQRPPKVAFDQSPRPADPPVHS from the coding sequence ATGACGCACCAAGCGGTCATGTGGCTGGTTTTTAACGCCGTGGTTCTCGCCATGCTATACGTCGATTTGGCCGTGGCTCAAAAAAAGAGCCACGCCGTGGGCCTGCGCGAAGCCGCCCTGTGGAGCTTCGTTTGGGTGTGCGTGTCCCTTCTTTTCGCCGTGGGCATCCATTTTTATCTTTCCCCCGAGAAGGCCCTCCAGTTCCTCACCGGCTACGTCATCGAGAAATCTCTCAGCGTGGACAACATGTTCGTTTTTATCATGATTTTCTCCTTTTTCGGCATCGAGGCCGAGCATCAGCCGCGGGTGTTGAAATGGGGTATTTTGGGCGCTTTGCTTTTGCGGTTTATTCTTATTTTCATCGGCGCGACGTTGGTCGCCCGGTTCCACTGGGTGTTGTACTTGTTCGGGGCGATTCTCCTGTATTCCGCCTACAAGATGGCTTTCGGCGTGGAGAAGGAATTCAATCCCGACGACAACGCCTTGTTCCGGCGGCTGCGTCGGTTGATGCCCATGACCGGGCTCGCCGGCCAACGGTTCTTCGTCCGATTGAACGGGGTCCTTCACGCCACGCCGTTGCTGCTCGCCCTGGTGGTCGTGGAATTCAGCGATGTGGTTTTCGCCTTGGATTCGATCCCCGCCATTTTCTCCATTACCCAGGACACGTTCATCGTTTATACCTCGAATGTGTTCGCCATTTTGGGGCTTCGGGCCCTTTATTTCCTGGTCAGCGGATTGGTCCAAATGTTCGCCTTTTTAAAATACGGAGTGGCGCTGATTTTGGCGTTCGTGGGTGTCAAAATGTTGGGGTCGTCGTTTTTTCATATTTCCACGGCGTTTTCCCTCGGCGTGATCCTGTCCGTGCTCGCCTTCTCCATTGTCTTGTCCCTGCTGTTTCGTCAACGCCCTCCTAAAGTCGCGTTCGATCAGTCCCCTCGCCCCGCCGACCCTCCCGTCCATAGCTGA
- a CDS encoding DUF4149 domain-containing protein — MMDLALHALHLLAGALWVGGMLFTGGILGPVLRRDVPPAVRLPLVQTVGRRFSRAGWAALAILALTGLHRVRYLLFCSPRYLTGTTYGRLLSIKLGAFAVMLVLSFWHDLSLGPALIRLADRPAAPEFKAAARRLAFWARVNVLLAVTIVVLAAALRLTKD; from the coding sequence GTGATGGACCTCGCGCTCCACGCCCTGCACCTTTTGGCCGGGGCCCTTTGGGTGGGCGGCATGCTCTTTACCGGGGGCATTTTGGGGCCCGTGCTCCGGCGGGACGTGCCCCCCGCGGTTCGACTGCCCTTGGTTCAAACGGTGGGCCGGCGTTTTTCTCGCGCCGGGTGGGCCGCCTTGGCGATCCTGGCGCTCACCGGGCTCCACCGGGTTCGCTACCTTTTGTTTTGTTCCCCCCGGTATTTGACCGGAACGACCTACGGCCGTTTGTTGTCGATCAAGCTCGGGGCGTTCGCCGTCATGCTGGTCCTAAGCTTTTGGCACGACCTTTCCCTCGGCCCGGCGTTGATTCGCCTGGCCGACCGTCCGGCGGCGCCGGAATTCAAGGCGGCCGCCCGTCGGTTGGCTTTTTGGGCCCGCGTCAACGTTTTATTGGCGGTGACCATCGTGGTCCTCGCCGCGGCACTACGACTCACAAAGGATTAA
- a CDS encoding metal-dependent transcriptional regulator, protein MTDVQKYPIPSAAREDLEETLGLVWQKREEGVTDAAVLRQLMTESVGGDACAQALTGGYLRESGPRLELTATGEALGADVSRRHRLAERLLTDVLSLDRGAVDPNACRLEHIISPEVSESICTLLGHPKECPHGHAIPPGPCCARVEKHLEPIVVPLSRLRPGDRGTVAYLQLREHPELHRLLSLGLIPGAAVHLHQTYPAFVVDLGESQLALEESVADRIYVRRSLDL, encoded by the coding sequence ATGACCGACGTTCAGAAATACCCCATTCCCTCCGCCGCCCGGGAAGATTTGGAAGAGACCCTGGGCCTCGTTTGGCAAAAGCGCGAAGAGGGCGTGACCGACGCCGCCGTCCTCCGTCAACTCATGACCGAGAGCGTGGGGGGGGACGCGTGCGCCCAAGCCTTGACGGGGGGGTATCTCCGGGAAAGCGGCCCCCGCCTTGAACTGACGGCGACGGGCGAGGCCCTGGGCGCCGACGTGTCCCGGCGGCACCGGTTGGCGGAACGCCTGTTGACCGACGTGCTCAGCCTGGACCGCGGCGCGGTGGACCCCAACGCCTGCCGGCTGGAACACATCATTTCCCCCGAGGTCAGCGAATCCATCTGCACGCTCCTGGGCCACCCCAAGGAGTGCCCCCACGGCCACGCCATTCCCCCCGGCCCCTGTTGCGCCCGGGTGGAAAAACATTTGGAACCCATCGTCGTCCCCTTGAGCCGCCTTCGTCCCGGGGACCGGGGAACCGTGGCCTACCTGCAACTCCGGGAGCACCCGGAACTTCACCGGCTCTTGTCCTTGGGCCTCATCCCCGGAGCGGCCGTGCACCTGCACCAAACCTACCCCGCCTTCGTCGTGGATTTGGGCGAAAGCCAGCTGGCCCTGGAGGAATCCGTGGCCGACCGAATTTACGTTCGGCGCTCCCTGGACCTCTAA
- the feoB gene encoding ferrous iron transport protein B, whose product MTTVQAPLSGDSVDGGRPAGPTSRVAPPRVKTLVLVGNPNVGKSVLFHRLTGRYATVSNYPGTTVEVSTGTTWLAGEKWRVVDTPGVNSLMPTSEDERVTRDFLLRERPDVVLNVVDSKNLRRGLALTLELVDYGLPLVVALNLADEALDRGIAIDVDRLSRRLGVPLVSTVATTGDGLPDLKRALEHPTCSNVAPPENPDIARALAALAPHFSPKAKARRAVSLSLLSGDDTVLTWAGELLAPTSSEKDLFAAAKTARERFAGAPRSLLFDARSGYLSELVADVVTQRGRLGRRWSQRIGQWCLRPWPGYLIGAAILYVVYLFVGVFGAGTAVNFLEKTVFGEIITPGATRALAALHTPAFGMDLLVGPYGVVSMAFSYAFALILPIVTTFFIAFGLLEDSGYLPRLSVLLDRVFRVMGLNGRAVLPVILGLGCDTMATMTTRILDTKKERVIVTMLLALSIPCSAQLAVILGMTAGLSPRVLFLWLTVLIGVTLASGWAASRVLPGARSTFLMEIPPIRRPLLRNILMKMKTRLAWYLKEVVPLFVWGTLGLFFLDRWGGLKAAERLFAPVVQGWLGLPARATEAFLVGFLRRDYGAAGLYRLQQEGLLNLRQVTVSLVLITLFMPCIAQWLMMFKERGWRAALGLTLAVMAVALGVSGALNGLLLAFPSLVG is encoded by the coding sequence GTGACGACGGTCCAGGCCCCCCTCTCCGGGGACTCCGTGGACGGCGGCCGTCCCGCGGGGCCGACGTCCCGCGTCGCCCCGCCTCGGGTCAAAACGCTGGTCCTGGTGGGGAACCCCAACGTCGGGAAATCGGTGCTGTTTCACCGGTTGACGGGGCGCTACGCCACGGTGTCGAATTACCCGGGCACCACGGTGGAAGTGTCGACCGGCACGACCTGGCTGGCGGGGGAAAAGTGGCGCGTGGTGGACACGCCGGGGGTCAACTCCCTCATGCCGACCTCCGAGGACGAACGGGTGACGCGGGATTTCCTGCTTCGGGAGCGGCCCGACGTCGTGTTGAACGTCGTGGATTCCAAAAATCTCCGGCGGGGGCTCGCCCTCACGCTGGAGCTGGTGGATTACGGATTGCCCCTGGTGGTGGCGCTCAATTTGGCGGACGAAGCCCTGGACCGGGGCATCGCCATTGACGTCGACCGTCTTTCCCGCCGCCTGGGCGTTCCCCTGGTCAGCACCGTGGCCACGACCGGGGACGGCCTGCCGGACCTGAAGCGCGCCCTGGAACACCCCACCTGTTCCAACGTGGCTCCGCCGGAAAACCCCGACATCGCCCGGGCCCTGGCCGCCCTGGCCCCGCATTTTTCGCCCAAAGCCAAAGCCCGGCGGGCCGTGAGCCTGTCCTTGTTGTCCGGGGACGACACCGTGCTGACCTGGGCCGGGGAATTGCTGGCCCCGACCTCCTCGGAAAAAGACCTCTTCGCCGCGGCCAAAACGGCCCGGGAGCGCTTTGCCGGGGCCCCGCGTTCGCTCCTCTTCGACGCCCGGTCCGGGTACCTCTCCGAACTGGTGGCCGACGTGGTCACCCAGCGCGGCCGCCTGGGCCGCCGTTGGTCCCAGCGGATCGGCCAATGGTGCCTTCGGCCGTGGCCCGGGTATTTGATCGGGGCCGCGATCTTGTACGTCGTTTATCTCTTCGTCGGCGTCTTCGGGGCGGGCACGGCGGTTAATTTCCTGGAAAAAACCGTCTTCGGGGAAATCATCACCCCGGGCGCGACCCGCGCCTTGGCGGCCCTTCACACGCCGGCCTTCGGGATGGACCTTCTCGTGGGGCCCTACGGCGTGGTGAGCATGGCCTTTTCCTATGCCTTCGCGCTCATCCTCCCCATCGTCACCACTTTTTTCATCGCCTTCGGGTTGCTGGAAGATTCGGGGTATCTCCCCCGGCTTTCGGTGCTGTTGGACCGGGTGTTTCGGGTGATGGGGTTGAACGGCCGGGCGGTGCTGCCGGTGATTCTGGGTTTGGGGTGCGACACCATGGCCACCATGACGACCCGGATCCTCGACACCAAAAAGGAGCGCGTCATCGTGACGATGCTCCTGGCCCTCTCGATTCCCTGCTCGGCGCAATTGGCGGTCATCCTGGGCATGACGGCGGGGCTGTCGCCCCGGGTGTTATTTCTTTGGCTGACCGTCCTGATCGGCGTGACACTGGCCTCGGGGTGGGCCGCCTCCCGGGTGCTCCCGGGCGCCCGATCGACCTTTCTCATGGAGATCCCGCCCATCCGGCGGCCGCTCCTCCGCAACATTTTGATGAAGATGAAAACCCGGCTGGCGTGGTATTTAAAGGAAGTCGTGCCCCTCTTTGTGTGGGGGACGCTGGGCCTTTTCTTTCTGGACCGGTGGGGCGGGTTGAAGGCGGCGGAACGGCTGTTCGCCCCCGTCGTTCAAGGGTGGCTGGGCCTGCCGGCCCGGGCCACGGAGGCTTTTTTGGTGGGGTTTCTCCGCCGGGACTACGGCGCGGCCGGATTGTACCGCCTCCAACAGGAGGGCTTGTTGAACCTCCGACAGGTGACGGTGAGCCTGGTCCTCATCACCCTCTTTATGCCCTGCATCGCCCAGTGGCTGATGATGTTTAAGGAGCGGGGGTGGCGGGCGGCCCTCGGGCTGACCCTGGCGGTGATGGCCGTGGCCCTGGGCGTCTCCGGGGCCTTGAACGGTCTTTTGCTGGCCTTCCCTTCGCTGGTGGGCTAA
- a CDS encoding aminotransferase class V-fold PLP-dependent enzyme: MPSPIYFDNAATSWPKPPRVLESFARYHHTVGASAGRGAYPRARASGRILSDLRAAVARLFNAPDPRRVVFTLNCTDALNAAIHGLPWKTGDRALVSPFEHNSVLRPLNALKARRGIAVDVMPTDGDGRVRLEALPRALKARTRLIACLHASNVTGVIQPVGALGAFARRRGIPFLVDAAQSAGAVPIDVRAMKIDFLAFPGHKALLGPLGTGGLIVAPGMDPAPHRQGGTGSRSEEEVQPSEFPDRLESGSHNAPGLLGLLEGIRYVAARGVEAIRRGERARIEQFRKGVRAIPGLRLFAPADGDHQAAVFSFLFDGEDPRRSAARLWAGHRLMVRAGLHCAPGAHRFIGTLPIGTFRFSFGPWTTASHVDRALAALRGLAPRRPSTFHLSGR; this comes from the coding sequence GTGCCTTCGCCGATTTACTTCGACAACGCCGCCACCTCCTGGCCGAAACCCCCCCGCGTCCTCGAGAGCTTCGCCCGCTATCACCACACCGTCGGCGCCAGCGCGGGTCGCGGCGCCTACCCCCGGGCCCGGGCCTCGGGCCGCATTCTTTCGGACCTTCGGGCGGCCGTCGCCCGCCTGTTCAACGCCCCCGATCCCCGCCGCGTGGTTTTCACCCTCAACTGCACCGACGCCCTGAACGCGGCCATCCACGGCCTGCCCTGGAAAACCGGGGACCGGGCCCTGGTGTCTCCCTTCGAACACAATTCGGTTCTCCGCCCGCTGAACGCCTTGAAGGCCCGGCGGGGAATCGCCGTCGATGTGATGCCGACGGACGGCGACGGGCGCGTGCGGCTCGAGGCCCTGCCGCGGGCCCTCAAAGCCCGAACCCGCCTGATCGCCTGCCTCCACGCTTCCAACGTGACGGGCGTGATCCAACCCGTGGGGGCCCTGGGGGCCTTCGCCCGGCGCCGGGGAATCCCTTTTCTGGTCGACGCCGCCCAATCCGCGGGCGCGGTGCCTATTGATGTCCGGGCGATGAAAATCGACTTCCTCGCTTTTCCCGGTCACAAGGCCCTTCTGGGTCCCCTGGGCACGGGCGGTCTGATCGTGGCGCCGGGAATGGACCCGGCGCCCCACCGCCAGGGCGGCACGGGCAGTCGGTCCGAGGAGGAAGTTCAACCGTCGGAATTTCCCGACCGGCTGGAATCCGGCAGTCACAACGCCCCCGGCTTGCTGGGTCTCTTGGAGGGGATTCGGTACGTCGCCGCCCGGGGGGTCGAGGCCATTCGGCGGGGGGAACGGGCCCGCATCGAGCAATTCCGCAAAGGGGTTCGGGCGATTCCGGGCCTGCGCCTTTTCGCTCCGGCCGACGGCGACCACCAGGCGGCGGTTTTTTCCTTTCTTTTCGACGGGGAGGACCCGCGCCGCTCGGCCGCCCGCCTCTGGGCCGGGCACCGGCTGATGGTTCGGGCCGGCCTCCACTGCGCCCCCGGGGCCCACCGATTTATCGGCACGTTGCCCATCGGGACCTTCCGTTTTTCCTTCGGCCCCTGGACCACGGCGTCGCACGTGGACCGCGCCCTGGCCGCCCTTCGGGGCCTCGCCCCCCGGCGCCCGTCAACTTTCCACCTTTCCGGGCGATAA
- a CDS encoding 3'-5' exonuclease, whose product MPLAPLTRPIVFFDLETTGLWPDVDRIIEIALLKRYPDDRVERLSQRFDPGIKIPAESSAIHGMSNADLAGQPAFKEWAPKLFDIFRDTDLGGYALMRLDVPILTKEFDRAGFHFSMEGRRIVDASVIFRERERRDLTSAYRFYCGKTLVGAHGAEADNDAAYEVFLAQLERYPNLPRDVEGINAFCTSSEPSQVDKEGKLVWRDAEAYFNFGKHRYRSLEQVTREDPDYIDWIVAKGDFPMDFIDICRNARRGNFPRKAAGAKK is encoded by the coding sequence ATGCCCCTCGCACCCTTGACGCGCCCCATCGTCTTCTTCGATCTGGAAACCACCGGCCTTTGGCCCGACGTGGATCGGATCATCGAAATCGCCTTGCTGAAACGCTACCCCGACGACCGCGTCGAGCGCCTCTCCCAGCGTTTCGACCCGGGCATTAAAATTCCGGCGGAATCCTCGGCCATCCACGGCATGTCCAACGCCGATTTGGCGGGCCAGCCGGCCTTCAAAGAATGGGCGCCCAAGTTGTTCGACATCTTCCGCGACACGGACCTGGGCGGCTACGCCCTCATGCGGCTGGACGTCCCCATCTTGACCAAGGAATTCGACCGCGCCGGCTTTCATTTTTCCATGGAGGGGCGGCGCATCGTGGACGCGAGCGTCATTTTCCGGGAGCGCGAACGGCGGGATTTGACGTCGGCCTACCGGTTCTATTGCGGCAAAACCCTGGTCGGCGCCCACGGCGCCGAGGCGGACAACGACGCGGCCTACGAAGTCTTTCTGGCCCAGTTGGAGCGGTACCCCAATTTGCCCCGGGACGTGGAGGGCATCAACGCCTTTTGCACCTCCTCCGAGCCCAGCCAGGTGGACAAGGAAGGAAAGCTGGTGTGGCGGGACGCCGAGGCCTATTTCAATTTCGGCAAACACCGCTACCGCTCCCTGGAGCAGGTGACCCGGGAGGACCCGGACTACATCGATTGGATCGTGGCCAAAGGCGACTTCCCCATGGACTTCATCGACATCTGCCGGAACGCCCGCCGGGGCAATTTCCCGCGCAAAGCGGCCGGCGCCAAAAAATGA